In Rhododendron vialii isolate Sample 1 chromosome 9a, ASM3025357v1, the following are encoded in one genomic region:
- the LOC131299488 gene encoding uncharacterized protein LOC131299488: MEKERVYEFLAGLDLELDPIRVQVLGRVPFPSLGEAYSIVQQEESRRGAMLHPPISDRSALVVTPQGHFVSDSGPILQGGKSLSGTSSGPLDRVSFQCDYCHNIGHSKDFCWKLHGKPSRGRGGGRGGHSRGPVRSRAQAHVSESTVDTLPDSGFSYGIQASSDHVSGFSQGEIQTLRHLTAQADSPSTTASFSTVAPTSYFAQSGTG, from the exons aTGGAGAAAGAGCGTGTTTATGAgtttcttgctggtcttgatcTAGAACTTGATCCGATTAGAGTGCAagtgttgggtcgtgttccgtttccatCTTTGGGAGAGGCCTATTCTATTGTTCAGCAGGAGGAAAGTAGAAGGGGTGCTATGTTGCACCCTCCTATTTCTGATCGTTCTGCCCTAGTTGTTACTCCTCAGGGTCATTTTGTTTCTGATAGTGGGCCTATTCTCCAGGGTGGCAAGTCCCTGTCTGGTACTAGCAGTGGGCCTCTTGATCGTGTATCATtccagtgtgattattgccacaacatTGGTCATAGcaaggatttctgttggaagcTACATGGCAAGCCCTCTCGTGGGCGCGGGGGTGGACGCGGTGGCCATAGTCGTGGTCCAGTGCGTTCTCGGGCCCAGGCCCATGTTTCGGAGTCTACAGTTGACACCTTGcctgattctgggttcagtTATGGGATTCAGGCGTCATCTGATCATGTTAGTGGTTTCTCTCAGGGGGAGATACAAACTCTCAGGCACCTTACGGCTCAAGctgattctccatctactaCAGCTTCCTTTTCCACAGTAGCTCCTACATCTTATTTTGCTCAATCAG gaactggataa